Proteins encoded in a region of the Gigantopelta aegis isolate Gae_Host chromosome 13, Gae_host_genome, whole genome shotgun sequence genome:
- the LOC121387775 gene encoding uncharacterized protein LOC121387775 produces the protein MALANRADRERRHHFLQNVHPQEQVMTCTICLDTFRSPKFLPCFHTFCKSCLEQQIERTCRSQRFPCPLCRTSVKLPSGGVDGFQTNFYVQEIFTILARSRVREPPRDDDDDDDDDDDDDRAVCEFERKGLEEEEDEEEEQPQVVSDLVCPKHALDKEWLTSYCKQCQVPTCARCMCHDHYGHESETLSVALDEAQRSLYTLNFRIHRFHNLTREIIKDRQRYIDSYIWQLSSVADQINSNADDIKMTVDTRKQTLLQLLENLKVTEVNRAEDHEAEVADYLRRLDEVRQQVGYLTSHANVTDTLTCYWLLRDKGERVMALMPKAIDKYSVVYDSVFVDGMEKRIEEALGYLHTEKDEHFDRQVEPEVPDDIAQGSPVTSRFVDAMPEVTSIYLETLNGETFKPRAQNGRIQMIVPVRTVGAWVGYDSGIPYMDLVTTAGLTVQSIRVTGPVTDAAVLEDGRLVVARTNPHRLSVWETRARQAIRHVTHVPLSVQPFGIAARSDREVLVCGKDEILGESTVYVVHLDTRLVTCLFRDGVVNPLRSPNKIAYYCSSSSSRSDDGDDVVCVSDSKRRQVYFFNTEGECLNVFPARKCPSCPEGICLDKRGNLVVADKGNNSVIVVTTKGVLVEKLVRGGTGLAGPRAVAVDDVGRLWVGDSGGYISVFYNQLLY, from the coding sequence ATGGCTCTAGCGAATCGAGCTGACCGTGAGAGACGTCACCACTTCCTCCAGAACGTTCACCCGCAGGAACAGGTGATGACGTGCACGATCTGCCTGGACACGTTTAGGAGCCCCAAGTTCCTGCCGTGCTTCCACACGTTCTGCAAGTCGTGCCTCGAGCAGCAGATTGAGCGCACGTGCAGGTCGCAGCGCTTCCCGTGTCCGTTGTGTCGGACGAGCGTCAAGCTTCCGTCCGGCGGAGTAGACGGTTTCCAGACGAACTTCTACGTGCAGGAGATCTTCACGATCCTGGCCAGGTCAAGGGTCAGGGAGCCGCCGCgggatgacgacgacgatgatgatgatgatgatgatgacgatcgGGCAGTTTGCGAGTTCGAGAGAAAGGGGCTGGAGGAGGAAGAAGACGAAGAGGAGGAACAGCCGCAGGTCGTGTCGGATCTCGTCTGCCCGAAGCACGCGCTGGACAAGGAGTGGCTGACGTCGTACTGCAAGCAGTGTCAGGTGCCGACGTGTGCCCGGTGCATGTGCCACGACCACTATGGACACGAGTCGGAGACGCTGTCCGTGGCCCTGGACGAGGCGCAGCGCAGTCTGTACACCCTCAACTTCCGCATCCACCGCTTCCACAACCTGACGCGCGAGATCATCAAGGACCGCCAGCGCTACATCGACAGCTACATCTGGCAGCTGAGCTCCGTGGCTGACCAGATCAACAGCAACGCCGACGACATCAAGATGACGGTGGACACGAGGAAGCAGACGCTGCTGCAGCTGCTGGAGAACCTGAAGGTGACTGAGGTGAACCGGGCAGAGGACCACGAGGCCGAGGTGGCCGACTACCTCCGGCGTCTGGACGAGGTGCGACAGCAGGTGGGCTACTTGACGAGCCACGCCAACGTCACCGACACGCTCACCTGCTACTGGCTGCTCAGGGACAAGGGCGAGCGCGTGATGGCACTGATGCCGAAGGCGATCGACAAGTACAGCGTCGTGTACGACAGCGTGTTCGTCGACGGCATGGAGAAGCGCATCGAGGAGGCGCTCGGCTACCTGCACACGGAGAAGGACGAGCACTTCGACCGGCAGGTGGAGCCCGAGGTGCCGGACGACATCGCCCAGGGCTCGCCCGTCACCAGTCGCTTCGTGGACGCCATGCCCGAGGTGACGTCCATCTACCTGGAGACGCTCAACGGGGAGACGTTCAAGCCTCGGGCGCAGAACGGCCGCATCCAGATGATCGTGCCCGTGCGCACGGTGGGCGCCTGGGTCGGCTACGACTCCGGCATCCCCTACATGGACCTCGTCACGACGGCGGGACTGACGGTCCAGTCTATCAGGGTGACGGGTCCCGTGACCGACGCCGCCGTCCTGGAAGACGGGCGGCTAGTCGTGGCTCGCACCAACCCGCACCGGCTGTCCGTCTGGGAGACGCGGGCTCGTCAGGCGATCAGGCACGTCACGCACGTCCCTCTGTCCGTACAGCCTTTCGGAATAGCGGCGAGGAGCGACCGGGAGGTGCTCGTGTGCGGCAAGGATGAGATCCTCGGCGAATCCACTGTCTACGTCGTTCACTTAGACACCAGACTGGTCACGTGCCTCTTCAGAGATGGCGTCGTCAATCCACTGAGGTCGCCCAACAAGATCGCCTACTactgcagcagcagcagcagcagaagcgATGATGGCGACGACGTCGTGTGCGTGTCCGACAGCAAACGCAGACAGGTCTACTTCTTCAACACGGAGGGCGAGTGCCTGAACGTGTTCCCGGCGAGAAAGTGCCCCTCGTGCCCGGAAGGAATCTGCTTGGACAAGAGAGGAAACCTCGTCGTGGCGGACAAGGGCAACAACTCTGTCATCGTCGTGACGACCAAGGGAGTGTTGGTCGAGAAGCTCGTACGTGGCGGTACGGGTCTGGCCGGGCCGCGGGCCGTCGCCGTCGATGACGTGGGGCGTCTGTGGGTTGGCGATTCGGGCGGATACATCTCGGTGTTTTACAACCAGCTGCTATATTAG